A genomic stretch from Oreochromis niloticus isolate F11D_XX linkage group LG11, O_niloticus_UMD_NMBU, whole genome shotgun sequence includes:
- the fxyd3 gene encoding phospholemman gives MLKICVLVLMTIVSLVFAEEQNSEDDPFTFDYHRLRVGGLILAAVLCLIGITILLSGHCRCKFNQNKRRRTGSNAQQMLSDQGRACDC, from the exons ATGTTGAAGATCTGTGTTTTGGTGTTAATGACAA TTGTGTCCCTGGTGTTCGCAGAAGAACAGAACT CGGAAGATGACCCCTTCACCTTTG ACTATCACAGACTGCGGGTCGGAGGCCTCATCCTAGCTGCTGTTCTCTGTCTCATTGGCATCACCATCCTCCTCA GCGGCCACTGCAGGTGCAAGTTCAACCAGAATAAGAG GCGGAGGACAGGAAGCAATGCTCAGCAGATGCTTAGCGATCAAG GTCGTGCCTGCGACTGCTAG